The sequence ACGAGGCGTTCGCGATGGCGCTGGCCGAGGAGGCCGGGCACGGGGCGAGGGTGATGGTGCAGGACTACCACCTGAGCCTGGTCCCGGCCATGCTGCGAGGCGAGCGGCCCGACCTGCGGGTGGCCCACTTCTCGCACACCCCGTGGGCGCCGCCGGAGTATTTCAACCTGCTCCCCGACGACGTCGGGATCGAGCTGCTCGAAGGCATCCTGGGTGCCGACCACGCGGGGTTCCTGACCGCCCGCTGGGCGGGGGCCTTCATGGACTGCTGCGAGGCGGTGCTCGGCGCCGGGGTGGACCGCGTCGGCCGCACCGTCACCCACGGCGGCCGGACGACCCGCATCGGCGTGCACGGCCTCGGGGTGGACGGCGACGCGCTCTGGGCGCGGGCCCGCGAACCCGACGTCGAGTCGCACATGACGGCCCTGCGCGACCAGGTCGGCGACCGCAGGCTGATCGTGCGGATCGACCGGACCGAGCTGTCCAAGAACATCGTCCGGGGACTGGCCGCCTACCGGGAGTTCCTGTCGGCCCACCCCGAGTGGCACGGCAGGGTCGTGCACCTCGCCTTCGCCTATCCCTCCCGGCACGACCTGCCCGAATACCGCGAATACACCGCGGCGGTGCAGCGCTGCGCCCAGGAGATCGAGGACGAGTACGCCACCGAGGACTGGGCCCCGGTGATCCTCAACGTGCACGACGACTACCCGCGCTCGCTGGCCGCCTACCGGCTGGCCGACGTGCTGCTGGTCAACCCGATCCGCGACGGCATGAACCTGGTGGCCAAGGAGGGCCCCGTCCTGTCGCCGAACAGCGCGCTCGTCCTGTCCCGGGAGGCGGGCGCCGCCGCAGAGCTGGGTGAGCACGCCCTGCTGGTCAACCCCTACGACGTCTCCGCCACGGCCGCCGCCCTCCACGCGGGCCTGGTCATGCCCGAGGCGGAACGCGCCCGCAGGGGCGCCCTCCTGGCCGCCGCGGCCACCGCGCTCCCCCCGCACCGCTGGTTCTCCGACCAGCTCGCCGCCCTCAAGTGAGCTCTGGGATTGCCTGGCCTGCCATGAGATAGTTTCCATTGACATTTCCCCTCACCCAAGGGAACCCGTGACCACGATCACGCCCGTCCGGTTGACCCGTGATCGCGCGACCTGGCTCATCTACCTACAGCTCGGCACCTTCGCCACCTACCTGTACGGCCTCAGCGCCGCCCTCCCGATGCTCCGCGTCGACCAGGGGGTGTCGCAGGCGGTCGCCGGGTTGCACGGCACCGCGATGGCGATCGGCGGCATCCTCACCGGGCTCGCCCTCCCCTGGCTGACCCGGAGGATCGGCCGTCGGGCGGTCACCTGGCTGGGTCTGGCAGGGATGAACGCCGGCGTGCTGCTGGTGGTGGCCGGCACCGCGCTGCCGGTCACCCTCCTCGGGTACGGCGTCGCCAGCGGGATGGCGTCGATCACCCTCTACGCGGGCATGGCCGCGCTCAACGACCACCACGGCCCGGCGGGCGCGGCGGCGATCAGCGAGGCCAACGCCGTCGGGGTGACCGTCGGCGTCGCCGCGCCGTTCGTCATCAGCCTCGCCGCGCAGACCGCGCTCGGCTGGCGGGCGGCACTGCTGCTGACCCCGGTCCTGACCGCGCTGCTCGCGCTGACCATGGGCCGGGTCTGGATGCCCGGACGCGAGGACGCCGGAGCCGGCACCGCCCCGGAGACCGGGGCCCGGTTCGGCTGGCGGTTCTACACCGCGGGGGCCGTGCTGTTCTGCTGCGTGGCGCTGGAGTTCTGCTTCAACCTGTGGGCGGCGAAGCTCCTCGCCGACCAGACCGGGCTGTCGGGCGCGGTGGCGGCGCTGGGGCTGACCGCGTTCACGCTCGGCCTCGCGGCCGGGCGCTTCGCCGGAGCGCGGCTGGCCCTGTGGGTACGGCCCCCCGTCCTGTTCGTCGGCGCCCTGGCGCTCACCGCCACCGGATGGGCGCTCTTCTGGCTGAGCCGGGACCCCGCGCTCTCCTACGCCGCTCTGGCCCTGTCGGGGCTCGGGGTCTCGCTGCACTTCCCGCTGGCCCTGTCGCGCGTGCTGGACGCCTCCGGCGGGCGGCTGGACCAGGCCACGGCCACGGCCTCGATCTTCGCCGGCGTCGCGGTAGCCATGGGACCGCTCCTGCTGGGCGCGCTGGCCGACGGGTTCGGCACCCAGCGGGCGTTCCTGATGATCCCCGTCCTGATCGGGCTGGCCGTCACCGGGATCCTGGTCAGCTCCAGGTAGCGCGCTTCAGCGTGCCCGCCAGGCCGGGAGTGTTCCAGACGTCCACCACGAGGATCTTGGACTTGGGCAGGAACCACTCGCGCTGGTCGAAGGTCGCGGTCTGCTCACCGTTGCCGTACTTCACGCACCGGCCGAACCAGGATCGGTAGTGGGCCTTGTGCCCCGGGCCGACCTGGCGCAGCCCGGCCACGGTGGCCTTGCCGAGGACCTGGCCGTGCTTGCCGTTGAACGGGCAGCGCTGCACGTCGCTGGCGGGGTAGAAGGGCCGCTCGGGCGTGTAGGCCGAGAAACCCTCGTGCCCGTACTTGATCACCTTCGGGCCGAACAGCCAGAAGGCGTCGCACTTCGGGGTGAAGTAGCCGGCGGAGGGCTTGCCGCACGCCCCGGTTATCACCTTGACCCGGTCGCCGTCGCGATACACCCCCCAGCTGGAGGGGATCGTCAGGTTCATCCCGCGAAAGGACAGGATCTGCGTGGCCGAGGCGGACGTGGCGGAGGCGGACGAGGTCGAGGCGGAGGCGACCATCGGGGTGACGAGCATGGCGGCGCCGGCCAGCGCGGCGAGGGCGTAAGCGGTCTTTCTCATGCGGCGAAGCTACTTGCCCCGACTTGCCAACGACTTAACGCCCAATGGCATCGGCGATGGAGCCGAGCAGCTTCATCACCCCGGAGGGCCCGTCCACGACGATGTCGGCCTCCACGGCGATCTCGGCCGACCCGCTGAACACCGTCACGCCAGGTAGCCCGGACGCCCGCACGGCCGCGAAGGCCGGCAGATCCCCCAGGTCGTCCCCGGCGAAGAGCACCGACCGCGCCGACCGCTCCTCCAGGAAGGCGCTCAGCGCCACTCCCTTGTCCACCCCCGGCGGCCGCAGCTCCAGCACGAACTTGCCCGGCTCGACCGTCAGCCCGGCCTCGGCCGCCAGCTTGGCGACGGGCTCGCGCAGCGCCTCCAGCACGGCCTGCGGGTCGGCGGTCTGCCGCGTGTGCACGGCCACCGACCGTTCCTTGTCCTCGAACCGGGTCCCGTCGAACCTGGAGATCAGCGGGGGCAGCTCGGCGCGGACCCGGGCCAGGCCGGGGTGGACGGGGGGCGCGGTGAGCCTGCCCGCCTCCCAGCGTTCGAGGCCGTAGTGGCCGAGCACGACCAGCCCCGGCACCCGGGCCAGGGAGCCGTACTCGACGGCGGTGGCGGCCGGGCGGCCGGTGACGATCGCCACGGCGCCGACCAGCTCGCCGAGCCTGGCCAGCACCGCGGGGCCGTCCGGGTGGATCCTGGCCGAGTCGGGGTCGGGCACGATCGGGGAGAGCGTGCCGTCGAAGTCGAGCCCGATCACGGCCCCGGCGGGGTCGTCCAGGATCGCCCGCAGCCCGTCGGGGGTGTTCACGGTCATGCTCGCCCGATCTCTCGTCGGCTCCGCCGCCCTGCCTGGCCCATGTGATTCGCTCCCCAGAGGATCGCCCCGGCTGCCTGCTCTGACTGGCCGTACCCACAGATCAGGGGCGCAAGCCCATGCGCCGGGCGGCGCGGTCGCGCCGGCGCGTCTCGCGGAGCCTGCGCAGACGCTTGACCAGCATCGGGTCGTGGGCGAGCGCCTCGGGCCTGTCGATGAGCTCGCCGAGAAGCTGGTAGTAACGGGTGGCCGAGATGTCGAAGGTCTCGCGGATGGCCTGTTCCTTGGCGCCGGCGTGGCGCCACCACTGGCGCTCGAAGACCAGAAGCCCCCGCTCCCTGTCCGTGAGGGCCCGCGGGGCCGGTTCCCGGGCAGCGCTGTCACCGGGGATCGGCGCAGTGTCCATTGCTGTCCTCCTCGGTCGGGCACACGGCGATCACACCGCGTACGCGCGGCCCGTTGCCAGGATAGTCGGGAATTTCGGGCTGGTTACGACGCATGCATTTCCGGCTGTTCATGACGGATGCGGAGACGTACAGTCACCAGATGTGACCTCAGTCATCACCCTTCTCACCGACTACGGCCTGGAGGACGGCTACGTCGCCGCCTGCCACGGCGTGATCGTCGGAATCTCACCGGAGTCCCGGATCATCGACGTGTGCCACCTGGTCCCGTCCGGGGACGTACGGCGCGCGGCGGCGATCCTGGCACAGACGATCCCCTATCTGCCCTCCGGCGTGCACATCGCCGTGGTCGACCCCTGGGGCGGCTCGCGCCGGGCCGTGGCGGTCGAGGCGGGCAGCCACGTGTTCCTCGGCCCCGACAACGGCGTGCTGTCCTGGGCGGTCCACGCCAGCGGCGGCGCGAAGGCGGCCTACGCGCTGGCCAACGAGGACTTCTTCAGGAAACCGGTCTCGCCGACCTTCCACGGGCGCGACGTCTTCGCGCCCGTGGCGGCGCATCTGGCGGTCGGGCGCGGCCTGGCCGAGCTGGGGCCGGAGATCCCGCTGGAGCGGCTGGTCTCGCTGCCCGCGCCGACCTCGCTGGTGCGCGAGGGCGTGGTGGAGGGCGAGGTGCTGTCGGTGGACCGCTACGGCAACACCCAGCTCTCGGTCGCCGCGGCCGACCTGCTCACGCTGGGGGTGCGGCCGGGCAGCACGCTGGTGGTCTGGCTGGGCAGGCGGCAGATCTCGGTCCCGTTCCGGGAGACGTTCGCCGCGGTGCCCCCCGGGGAGCTGGTCGCCTTCGCCGACTCGGCAGGGCTGGTCGCGCTGGCGGTCAACTCCGGCGACGCCTCCCAGCGGCTGGGCCTTCCGCCGGGCGCCCACGTGCGGCTGTCCCCCGCCCCCTCGTCCGGGTGAGGCCGTCCCCCGCCCCCTCGGTCATGTGAGGTTGTCTCCCGCCCCCTCAGCCGGACGAAGTCGTTTCCCGGCCTTCCGCAGGGTGTTCCCTAACAAGCGCTTGTGTAATATTTGCCCTATGACCGCACCCGTGATCGACGGCTGGTTCACCGTGGACGACGGCACCGCGCATCTGCTCGGCACCCGCTGCTCCGACTGCCGGACCGTCTACTTCCCACCCCAGACGGGCTTCTGCCGCAACCCCCACTGCGACGGCGAGGACCTGGCGGGGACCCGGCTCTCGCGGCGGGGCACCGTCTGGTCCTACACCAACGCCTGCTACCCGCCTCCCGCGCCGTTCGTGACGGCCGAGCCGTACACCCCGGTGACGCTCGCGGCGGTGGAGCTCGCCGAGGAGGGGATCGTCGTGCTCGGCCAGGTCAAGGACCTGACCGTGGAGGACCTGCGGGTGGGCATGGAGCTGGAGCTGACCTGGGGCCCGCTCGCCGACGGCCCGCCGGTGTGGATGTGGGGCAGACCGTGAGCGCCGTCATCCTGGGTGCGGGGATGCACCCCTGGGGGAAGTGGGGACGGCCCTTCGTCGAGTACGGTGTGGCCGCCGCCCGGGCCGCGCTGCGCGACGCGGGCCTGGCCTGGACCGACGTCCAGTTCGTGGTGGGCGCCGACACGCTCAGGAACGGCTACCCGGGATTCGTCGCCGGCGCGACGTTCGCCCAGGCCATGGGATGGAACGGCGCACGGATCGCGTCCTGCTACGCGGCGTGCGCCTCGGGCGCGCAGGCCATCGACATCGCCCGTACCCGGATCCTCGCCGGGCTCTGCGACGTGGCGCTGGTCGTCGGGGCCGACTCCACCCCCAAGGGGTTCTTCAAGCCGGTGGGCGGCGACCGCCCGGACGACCCCGACTGGCTCCGGTTCCGGCTGCTCGGCGCCACCAACCCGGCGTACTTCGCGCTCTACGCGCGCAGGCGGATGGCCCTGTACGGCAGCACCGCCGAGGACTTCGCCGCCGTCAAGGTCAAGAACGCCCTCGCCGGCTCCCTGAACGGCAACGCCCGCTACCGCCGGACCACCACCGCCGAACAGGTGCTCGCCTCCCCCATGGTGGCCGACCCGCTGCGGCTGATGGACATCTGCGCCACCTCCGACGGCGGCGCCGCCCTGGTGCTGGCCTCGGACGACTTCGCCCGCCGCCACGGCGCGAGCAGCCCGGTGCGGCTCGCGGCCGTCTCCACGGTGACGCCCGCCTTCCCCGGCACCGTGCTCGAACTACCGAACTTCGCCACCGACTCCACCGCGGCGGTGCCGCCCCCCGAGCGGACCTTCCGCGCCTCCATCGCCCACGCCGCCTACGAGGAGGCGGGTCTGGGCCCCGGCGACCTGTCGTTCGCCGAGGTCTACGACCTGTCCACCGCGCTGGAGCTGGACTGGGTCGAGGACGTCGGCCTGTGCCCGCCGGGCGAGGCCGACAAACTGCTGCGTGCCGGGGACACCGCGCTCGGCGGCCGGATCCCGGTGAACCCCTCCGGCGGGCTCGCCTCCTTCGGCGAGGCCGTCCCCGCCCAGGCCATCGCCCAGGTCTGCGAGCTGACCTGGCAGTTACGGGGCATGGCGGGCCCTCGCCAGGTAGCGGGGGCGCGGGCGGGACTGGCCGCCAACCAAGGTTTGTTCGGCCACGGCTCCTCGATCATTGCCACAACCTGACCATCTCGGCACCGCTACAAAGCATGTCGGTGGATAGTCTCGCTCCCGTTACGTTGAGTAGCCGCGAGCAGACAGAACGTTCCAAGTCCGGACACTGCCGCGGTTTCCTTACGGGGGGGAACAAACACATGATTCGTCGTCTTCTCATCACTTCCGCGTGCGTCGGCATCGCCATCCTCGCGCCTGCCGCCGCCGCGTCCGCATCCACGTCGTCGGCCAAGGCCGCTGACTGCTGCGGCGTCGGCGTCGTCTCGACCCCGGTCCTGGTCCCGACGGGCGCCGTCTACAGCGGCTGCACGAACACCGTCGTGGCGGCCTCTCCCTGCGCCGGCGCGTACGCGTACGGCGGCGGCGTCTACGGCGGCGGCGTGTACGGCGGCGGCGTGTACGGCGGTGGCGTCTACAGCGGCGGCATCCGTCCGGGCGTCTACG comes from Streptosporangium roseum DSM 43021 and encodes:
- a CDS encoding lipid-transfer protein, translated to MSAVILGAGMHPWGKWGRPFVEYGVAAARAALRDAGLAWTDVQFVVGADTLRNGYPGFVAGATFAQAMGWNGARIASCYAACASGAQAIDIARTRILAGLCDVALVVGADSTPKGFFKPVGGDRPDDPDWLRFRLLGATNPAYFALYARRRMALYGSTAEDFAAVKVKNALAGSLNGNARYRRTTTAEQVLASPMVADPLRLMDICATSDGGAALVLASDDFARRHGASSPVRLAAVSTVTPAFPGTVLELPNFATDSTAAVPPPERTFRASIAHAAYEEAGLGPGDLSFAEVYDLSTALELDWVEDVGLCPPGEADKLLRAGDTALGGRIPVNPSGGLASFGEAVPAQAIAQVCELTWQLRGMAGPRQVAGARAGLAANQGLFGHGSSIIATT
- a CDS encoding alpha,alpha-trehalose-phosphate synthase (UDP-forming) encodes the protein MNAILVASNRGPVSFTLSEDGSLSMRRGGGGLVSGLAEVARDLNMLWVCAALSDGDRGAARLAPGGRLDHAGYDTGAVRMLDIPPTIFHRAYNAVANSTLWFVNHLLYDTPNRPQFDARFGREWESYQAYNEAFAMALAEEAGHGARVMVQDYHLSLVPAMLRGERPDLRVAHFSHTPWAPPEYFNLLPDDVGIELLEGILGADHAGFLTARWAGAFMDCCEAVLGAGVDRVGRTVTHGGRTTRIGVHGLGVDGDALWARAREPDVESHMTALRDQVGDRRLIVRIDRTELSKNIVRGLAAYREFLSAHPEWHGRVVHLAFAYPSRHDLPEYREYTAAVQRCAQEIEDEYATEDWAPVILNVHDDYPRSLAAYRLADVLLVNPIRDGMNLVAKEGPVLSPNSALVLSREAGAAAELGEHALLVNPYDVSATAAALHAGLVMPEAERARRGALLAAAATALPPHRWFSDQLAALK
- a CDS encoding SAM hydrolase/SAM-dependent halogenase family protein, producing the protein MTSVITLLTDYGLEDGYVAACHGVIVGISPESRIIDVCHLVPSGDVRRAAAILAQTIPYLPSGVHIAVVDPWGGSRRAVAVEAGSHVFLGPDNGVLSWAVHASGGAKAAYALANEDFFRKPVSPTFHGRDVFAPVAAHLAVGRGLAELGPEIPLERLVSLPAPTSLVREGVVEGEVLSVDRYGNTQLSVAAADLLTLGVRPGSTLVVWLGRRQISVPFRETFAAVPPGELVAFADSAGLVALAVNSGDASQRLGLPPGAHVRLSPAPSSG
- a CDS encoding Zn-ribbon domain-containing OB-fold protein translates to MTAPVIDGWFTVDDGTAHLLGTRCSDCRTVYFPPQTGFCRNPHCDGEDLAGTRLSRRGTVWSYTNACYPPPAPFVTAEPYTPVTLAAVELAEEGIVVLGQVKDLTVEDLRVGMELELTWGPLADGPPVWMWGRP
- a CDS encoding MFS transporter, which translates into the protein MTTITPVRLTRDRATWLIYLQLGTFATYLYGLSAALPMLRVDQGVSQAVAGLHGTAMAIGGILTGLALPWLTRRIGRRAVTWLGLAGMNAGVLLVVAGTALPVTLLGYGVASGMASITLYAGMAALNDHHGPAGAAAISEANAVGVTVGVAAPFVISLAAQTALGWRAALLLTPVLTALLALTMGRVWMPGREDAGAGTAPETGARFGWRFYTAGAVLFCCVALEFCFNLWAAKLLADQTGLSGAVAALGLTAFTLGLAAGRFAGARLALWVRPPVLFVGALALTATGWALFWLSRDPALSYAALALSGLGVSLHFPLALSRVLDASGGRLDQATATASIFAGVAVAMGPLLLGALADGFGTQRAFLMIPVLIGLAVTGILVSSR
- the otsB gene encoding trehalose-phosphatase produces the protein MTVNTPDGLRAILDDPAGAVIGLDFDGTLSPIVPDPDSARIHPDGPAVLARLGELVGAVAIVTGRPAATAVEYGSLARVPGLVVLGHYGLERWEAGRLTAPPVHPGLARVRAELPPLISRFDGTRFEDKERSVAVHTRQTADPQAVLEALREPVAKLAAEAGLTVEPGKFVLELRPPGVDKGVALSAFLEERSARSVLFAGDDLGDLPAFAAVRASGLPGVTVFSGSAEIAVEADIVVDGPSGVMKLLGSIADAIGR
- a CDS encoding DUF3263 domain-containing protein translates to MDTAPIPGDSAAREPAPRALTDRERGLLVFERQWWRHAGAKEQAIRETFDISATRYYQLLGELIDRPEALAHDPMLVKRLRRLRETRRRDRAARRMGLRP